A section of the Rhodothermus profundi genome encodes:
- a CDS encoding cell division protein ZapA, with amino-acid sequence MAPEKSIQVTIMGRSYPLRVRPEDEALMYQLAATVDEKMRAFREAHPEQSELTAAVIVALSLAEALYEAREALRELDETFCEAVQELLALLEHPESVVALPEQPARDAI; translated from the coding sequence ATGGCCCCAGAGAAATCCATCCAGGTTACCATTATGGGACGCAGTTACCCGTTACGGGTGCGTCCTGAAGATGAGGCTTTGATGTACCAGTTGGCGGCCACGGTGGATGAAAAAATGCGGGCCTTTCGGGAGGCCCATCCGGAGCAATCCGAGCTCACGGCTGCCGTAATTGTGGCCCTTTCGCTGGCCGAAGCGCTATACGAAGCCCGGGAAGCCCTCCGCGAACTGGACGAAACCTTCTGCGAAGCAGTCCAGGAGCTTCTGGCCCTGCTCGAACATCCAGAATCTGTAGTAGCCTTGCCGGAACAGCCTGCGCGCGATGCAATATAA
- the rny gene encoding ribonuclease Y, translated as MELLLIAGLALLAVGAGIALDRWLLTRTLKSAREQAQQILAEAEAKAQAYQRTHLAEAQAALERERQAFAQEQAEARKALQQAQERLVERQEALNRRTLRVNEREKTLARAAEAIEALRREADANFRQAEALHQQAQALFEALRRQQEALTQRETEVHRLQEELAARQAELDRTLEEQVRRLEQIAGMSRQEAKEMLIAQMVEEAKLEAASMIKEIRDEARLKANREARKIILTAIQRTAASHAIENTVSVVNIQSDEMKGRIIGREGRNIRAFEAATGVEVIVDDTPEAVILSAFNPIRREIARLALTKLIQDGRIHPARIEEVVEKATAEIEEQIIETGERTVIDLNLHGMHPELIRLIGRMRYRTSYGQNLLAHSIETARIASLIAAELGLDADKARRAGLLHDIGKVVEEEIDRPHALVGMELCRKYREDPEVCNAVGAHHDEIEMTTLIAPIVQAADAISGARPGARREALEAYIKRLEKLEALAASFPGVERVYAIQAGREVRVIVNHSLVSDAQAEQLALDISKKIQNEMQYPGQIKVTVIREVRSVAYAK; from the coding sequence ATGGAACTGCTACTCATTGCCGGTCTTGCCCTGCTGGCTGTTGGCGCCGGCATTGCGCTGGATAGATGGCTGCTGACACGTACGTTGAAATCAGCTCGAGAACAGGCCCAGCAAATTCTGGCCGAAGCGGAAGCAAAAGCCCAGGCTTATCAGCGCACGCACCTGGCAGAAGCGCAGGCCGCCCTAGAACGTGAGCGGCAGGCGTTTGCGCAAGAACAGGCCGAAGCGCGCAAGGCCTTGCAACAGGCGCAGGAACGGCTTGTCGAACGCCAGGAAGCTCTGAACCGTCGCACGCTGCGCGTCAACGAACGGGAAAAAACGCTGGCCAGGGCTGCTGAGGCGATCGAGGCGCTGCGCCGAGAAGCAGATGCCAACTTCCGCCAGGCTGAAGCGCTGCACCAGCAGGCACAGGCCCTTTTTGAAGCGCTTCGCCGCCAACAAGAAGCGCTGACGCAACGGGAAACCGAGGTCCATCGCCTCCAGGAAGAACTGGCGGCGCGACAGGCAGAGCTGGACCGCACGCTTGAAGAACAAGTGCGCCGCCTGGAGCAGATCGCGGGCATGTCGCGCCAGGAAGCCAAGGAAATGCTCATCGCCCAGATGGTTGAAGAAGCGAAGTTAGAAGCCGCTTCTATGATCAAAGAAATTCGCGACGAAGCCCGCCTGAAAGCCAACCGCGAAGCCCGCAAGATTATTCTGACCGCCATTCAGCGTACGGCTGCCAGCCATGCCATTGAGAACACGGTCTCTGTGGTTAACATCCAGTCTGACGAAATGAAAGGCCGTATCATCGGCCGCGAAGGACGCAATATCCGAGCGTTTGAGGCGGCTACCGGCGTGGAAGTGATTGTAGATGATACCCCCGAGGCTGTAATCCTCTCGGCCTTCAATCCCATTCGTCGTGAAATCGCCCGACTGGCCCTGACCAAACTTATCCAGGACGGCCGCATTCATCCCGCACGCATTGAAGAGGTTGTGGAAAAGGCTACCGCCGAAATTGAAGAACAGATTATCGAAACTGGAGAGCGAACCGTTATCGATCTGAACCTGCATGGCATGCATCCGGAGCTCATCCGGCTTATCGGTCGGATGCGTTACCGGACCAGCTATGGCCAGAACCTGCTTGCCCATTCCATTGAAACAGCACGCATTGCCTCGCTGATTGCGGCTGAGCTGGGCCTGGATGCCGACAAAGCGCGCCGCGCAGGGCTGCTGCACGATATTGGCAAGGTGGTCGAAGAAGAGATCGACCGTCCCCATGCCCTGGTCGGCATGGAACTCTGCCGCAAATACCGGGAAGATCCAGAGGTGTGCAACGCCGTGGGAGCCCACCACGATGAAATCGAAATGACCACCCTTATCGCTCCGATTGTGCAGGCAGCCGACGCCATTTCGGGAGCCCGCCCGGGCGCCCGCCGCGAAGCCCTGGAAGCCTACATCAAACGACTGGAAAAGCTTGAAGCCTTAGCGGCTTCGTTTCCAGGCGTTGAACGCGTCTACGCCATTCAGGCAGGACGCGAGGTGCGTGTGATCGTCAATCATAGCCTGGTGTCAGACGCCCAGGCCGAGCAACTGGCCCTGGACATCTCCAAAAAGATTCAAAACGAAATGCAGTATCCCGGCCAGATCAAGGTAACGGTCATTCGTGAAGTGCGTTCGGTTGCCTATGCCAAGTGA